The Hymenobacter sp. DG25A nucleotide sequence AGTGCTTTTTTGGGAAGATGACCACCTGGTTCTGGCTGTTGCGGCCGCTCAGGTGTTCATCAGATCGCTTGGAGAAGTTCTCGGCCAGTACTTTATGCACTTTGCCTACGCCCAGCAGGTTCCGCTCGCGGCTGTGCTGCTGCTGGAGGGCAATAACCTCAGCCAGGCGGCGCTTTTTCACCTCCAGCGGAATATCGTCTTCCAGCTTGCGGGCAGCCAGCGTGCCGGGGCGTTCCGAGTAGAAGAACATATAGGCCATGTCGTACTTCACGTACTCCATCAGGCTGAGCGTGTCCTGGTGCTCTTCCTCGGTTTCAGAGCAGAAGCCCGAAATCATATCAGAGCTGATGGCGCATTCGTCCCCCAGAATGCGGCGGATGGCCTGCACACGGTCCTCGTACCACGCACGGTCGTAGGTGCGGTTCATGAGCTTGAGGATGCGCGAGTTACCGCTTTGGGCGGGCAGGTGAATGTACTTGCAGATATTCTCGTGCCGCGCCATGGTGTGCAGCACCTCATCGGTAATGTCCTTGGGGTGGGAGGTGGAGAAGCGCACGCGCAGCTCGGGGCTGATCAGGGCCACGCTTTCCAGCAGCTGGGCAAAGTTTACCTGCTCAGTGCCATCTTCCGAAGCCCATTTGTAGGAGTCCACGTTCTGGCCCAGCAGGGTTACTTCCTTGTAGCCGGCGGCCACCAGGTCGCGGGCTTCCTGGATGATGCTGTGCGCGTCGCGGCTCCGCTCGCGGCCGCGGGTGAAGGGCACCACACAGAAGGAGCACATATTGTCGCAGCCCCGCATGATGCTGATGAAGGCCGTAATGCCGTTGGAATTCAGGCGTACCGGCGTGATGTCGGCGTAGGTTTCTTCCCGGCTCAGCAGCACGTTCACGGCTTTCTGGCCGCCGTCTACCTGCTGAATCAGCTGGGGCAGGTCGCGGTAGGCATCGGGGCCCACTACCAGGTCTACCAGCTTTTCTTCCTCCAGAAATTTGCTTTTCAGGCGTTCGGCCATGCAGCCCAGCACGCCCACCAGCAGCCCGGGGTTGCGCTTTTTGTGCCCGTTGATCTGCGACAGGCGCATCCGCACCGTTTGCTCGGCCTTCTCTCGGATGGAGCAGGTATTCAGCAGCACCAGATCCGCGCCTTCCAACTGCTCGGTGGTGTCAAAACCTTCATTAAA carries:
- the miaB gene encoding tRNA (N6-isopentenyl adenosine(37)-C2)-methylthiotransferase MiaB — encoded protein: MSQPLITLDFLDTPTLPTPSTDATTHAETPSGEVRVSAATSTGRKRKLYIESYGCQMNFSDSEIVSSILFNEGFDTTEQLEGADLVLLNTCSIREKAEQTVRMRLSQINGHKKRNPGLLVGVLGCMAERLKSKFLEEEKLVDLVVGPDAYRDLPQLIQQVDGGQKAVNVLLSREETYADITPVRLNSNGITAFISIMRGCDNMCSFCVVPFTRGRERSRDAHSIIQEARDLVAAGYKEVTLLGQNVDSYKWASEDGTEQVNFAQLLESVALISPELRVRFSTSHPKDITDEVLHTMARHENICKYIHLPAQSGNSRILKLMNRTYDRAWYEDRVQAIRRILGDECAISSDMISGFCSETEEEHQDTLSLMEYVKYDMAYMFFYSERPGTLAARKLEDDIPLEVKKRRLAEVIALQQQHSRERNLLGVGKVHKVLAENFSKRSDEHLSGRNSQNQVVIFPKKHYKKGDYVNVLVHSGSASTLLGEAVE